The following proteins are encoded in a genomic region of Bacteroidota bacterium:
- a CDS encoding T9SS type A sorting domain-containing protein: MKRIILFSVFALGSVAASAQCTTTNATSCQCQNAQQTNCDLLPDITISWQGISNGGYTEYSQNSTDMTYNQGPNAGRLRVTGSTPNIGHGPLTARGVDSLGYRWFICGTDTFSIYDPNSTQQFTCPNGNPSPHQIIFQRIYHKNGNTMTYREESAGTMTYHPTHGHNHVDAWGVFTLRIEDPNDPNPTHWPIVGQGQKMGFCLMDYGQCGSSSYIGHCRDTNTVYNNGNILINSNFPNWGLGGGQYNCSQVEQGISSGWTDVYGKHLDGMWINIPPGTCNGNYWIVVEVDPNNNFVEEDETNNYTAVPVTLTQQNSSNPIITIAANRNPVICPGENITLTASAGTAFLWSNGATTQSITVNQPGNYTCQVTTFCGSGTAVFNVYASAVVNQPVAAGDTACVNTTITLNASGPGTLKWYDNGGNFVGTGSSFITPPITASTTFYVESVVSQTDTTHATPHNKNMGSGSNVTSAQYEIFNVFTAATLLDVKIYANAAGNVTIQLQDSTGAMLQSQVATLVAGEQRVTLNFNLTPGNNYRLAATGTNPGLFRNDGGVSYPYDLPGVLRIVNSSAGLARYYYFYDWKVATTNETCASVQTAVPVTMDLCLGLGEDPGFRQSLSVAPNPNNGVFNLSFNAYNRSDVAVFVTDLTGRAVYNETMQGTQGKVMREINLNGLAKGVYMLNVVYEGKSYVEKVVID, translated from the coding sequence ATGAAAAGAATTATACTGTTCAGCGTATTTGCGCTTGGTTCGGTAGCTGCTTCAGCACAGTGTACCACTACCAATGCCACATCCTGCCAATGCCAGAACGCGCAGCAAACCAATTGCGACCTTTTACCCGATATTACAATATCGTGGCAAGGCATCAGCAACGGTGGTTACACAGAGTATTCGCAGAACTCAACCGACATGACGTACAATCAGGGCCCCAATGCCGGTCGTTTGCGTGTAACGGGTTCTACGCCAAACATTGGCCATGGCCCGCTCACGGCACGTGGTGTGGACTCGCTGGGCTATCGCTGGTTCATTTGCGGAACAGATACATTTTCAATTTACGATCCGAACTCCACACAGCAGTTTACCTGCCCCAACGGGAATCCCTCTCCTCACCAGATCATTTTCCAGCGGATCTATCACAAAAACGGTAATACCATGACTTACCGTGAAGAATCGGCCGGAACAATGACCTATCATCCCACTCACGGCCACAACCACGTGGATGCCTGGGGCGTGTTCACACTTCGCATCGAAGATCCGAACGATCCGAATCCCACTCACTGGCCTATTGTAGGTCAGGGTCAGAAAATGGGTTTTTGCCTTATGGATTACGGCCAGTGTGGCTCAAGCTCATACATTGGGCACTGCCGCGATACCAATACCGTATATAACAACGGTAACATCCTCATCAACTCAAATTTCCCCAACTGGGGCCTCGGCGGCGGACAGTACAACTGTTCGCAGGTTGAGCAGGGAATTTCATCGGGCTGGACGGATGTGTACGGTAAGCACCTCGACGGGATGTGGATTAATATTCCTCCCGGCACGTGCAACGGCAATTACTGGATTGTGGTAGAAGTTGATCCGAACAACAACTTCGTTGAAGAAGATGAAACCAACAATTACACCGCAGTACCCGTAACGCTTACCCAGCAAAACAGCAGCAACCCGATCATTACTATTGCTGCAAACCGTAACCCGGTAATTTGTCCGGGCGAAAATATCACCCTCACTGCATCGGCCGGCACCGCGTTCCTCTGGAGCAATGGCGCCACCACACAAAGCATCACCGTAAACCAGCCGGGCAACTATACCTGTCAGGTTACCACGTTCTGCGGCAGCGGCACAGCTGTATTTAATGTCTATGCCTCGGCAGTTGTAAACCAGCCCGTAGCGGCCGGCGATACCGCCTGTGTGAACACAACCATTACACTTAACGCCAGCGGTCCCGGTACATTGAAATGGTATGATAACGGTGGTAATTTTGTGGGTACGGGCAGCAGCTTCATTACACCGCCCATCACCGCATCAACCACATTCTACGTTGAATCTGTAGTGTCGCAAACCGATACCACACATGCCACGCCCCACAACAAAAACATGGGTAGCGGAAGCAACGTAACCTCTGCTCAGTACGAAATCTTCAACGTATTTACAGCAGCCACACTGCTTGATGTAAAAATCTACGCCAACGCTGCCGGAAACGTTACTATTCAGCTTCAGGACTCAACCGGCGCCATGCTGCAGTCGCAGGTAGCTACACTGGTAGCCGGCGAACAGCGCGTTACGCTCAATTTCAACCTTACACCCGGCAACAATTATCGTTTGGCCGCTACCGGCACCAACCCCGGTCTTTTCCGCAACGATGGCGGTGTGAGCTACCCTTACGACCTGCCCGGCGTACTGCGCATTGTAAACTCATCGGCCGGTTTGGCACGCTACTATTACTTCTACGACTGGAAAGTAGCCACCACCAACGAAACCTGCGCCAGCGTACAAACCGCAGTGCCGGTAACTATGGATCTCTGCCTCGGTCTTGGCGAAGATCCCGGCTTCCGCCAGTCGCTCAGCGTAGCACCCAACCCGAACAACGGTGTGTTTAACCTCAGTTTCAATGCCTACAACCGCAGCGATGTAGCTGTGTTTGTAACCGACCTCACTGGACGTGCGGTTTACAACGAAACCATGCAGGGCACACAGGGCAAAGTAATGCGCGAAATCAATCTCAACGGCCTTGCCAAAGGAGTATATATGCTTAATGTAGTGTACGAAGGCAAGTCGTATGTAGAGAAAGTAGTGATTGATTAA
- a CDS encoding DUF4199 domain-containing protein, whose translation MKKIALVYGLIAGAIFFANIVVLISLMHNNPKYEGSLLVGYTIIVLTFSLIFFGVKNYRDKLSNGIISFGKAFKLGLFIMLIASTIYVLTWVIGSSIFVPDFMERYSESVIAEATKTGQDVAAVTKEMEEFKAMYKNPLFMMMMTYLEVLPAGLLISLVSALMLKRKTKQAA comes from the coding sequence ATGAAAAAAATTGCACTCGTTTACGGATTAATTGCCGGCGCCATTTTCTTTGCAAATATCGTTGTGCTCATCAGTCTCATGCACAACAATCCCAAGTATGAAGGAAGCCTTCTTGTGGGCTATACCATAATTGTACTCACATTTTCGCTCATTTTCTTTGGCGTAAAAAATTACCGCGATAAGTTGTCCAACGGAATCATAAGTTTTGGTAAGGCATTTAAACTTGGTCTTTTCATCATGCTTATTGCCTCTACTATTTACGTATTAACATGGGTAATTGGCAGTTCCATTTTCGTGCCCGATTTTATGGAACGATACTCAGAAAGCGTAATTGCCGAAGCCACCAAAACCGGGCAGGATGTAGCGGCCGTAACCAAGGAAATGGAAGAGTTTAAAGCGATGTACAAAAATCCGTTGTTTATGATGATGATGACTTACCTCGAAGTATTGCCAGCGGGTTTGCTTATTTCGTTGGTGAGTGCGTTGATGTTGAAACGTAAGACGAAACAGGCTGCATGA
- a CDS encoding T9SS type A sorting domain-containing protein — protein MKSFKYSLLLLLALACRSSLLFGQASWTIYNTINSGLPDDNVRAIAVDHQQVKWIGTDAGLVKFDGTNWTVFNSSNSALPDNSVRTIVVDDTNAIWIGMFQGGLAKFDGVSQWQIWNTANSGLPNDFVRGIAFDTSGYLWLATSSGLAYYNWNSWQVWNTSNSILFSDNISGIAVGPTNHKYLCTINGGFYDINDTGWVMYSIAQNGLPDNSAVRVVLDTNQTRWYASPAAGLMLNYNFNYWTWYNTLNSGIGSNALTDVCIDSLQRKYCATMQRGIIRFTPPAGWTIWDTASTPIPDEYVQCVAKENNAVTWAGTRIGGLVRIDENPTSVQSINAQTQALRIYPNPASAGRMVSLSAPLAAEIDFYNSTGQLVASLTTPDGQFRLPSELGAGMYMTEVRCENQTYRMQLIVY, from the coding sequence ATGAAATCATTCAAATACAGTTTACTGCTCCTGCTGGCACTGGCCTGCAGGAGCAGTTTGCTTTTTGGTCAGGCTTCGTGGACGATATACAATACCATCAACTCAGGACTGCCCGATGATAATGTGCGCGCCATTGCAGTCGATCATCAGCAAGTAAAATGGATTGGCACTGATGCCGGGCTGGTAAAGTTTGATGGTACAAACTGGACCGTATTTAACAGCTCAAATTCGGCACTCCCCGACAACAGCGTGCGCACCATTGTGGTAGATGATACCAATGCCATCTGGATAGGCATGTTTCAGGGCGGGCTGGCTAAATTCGACGGGGTGTCGCAATGGCAAATCTGGAACACCGCCAACAGCGGCCTGCCCAACGATTTTGTGCGCGGCATTGCATTCGATACGTCGGGCTATCTCTGGCTGGCCACAAGTTCGGGGCTGGCGTATTACAACTGGAACAGCTGGCAGGTGTGGAATACGTCGAACTCTATTTTGTTTTCCGACAATATTTCAGGCATTGCCGTGGGGCCCACCAACCATAAATACCTCTGCACCATTAACGGTGGTTTTTATGATATTAACGATACAGGCTGGGTGATGTATTCGATTGCGCAGAACGGATTGCCTGATAATTCGGCCGTGCGCGTAGTGCTCGATACCAACCAGACTCGCTGGTATGCATCGCCTGCGGCCGGGCTTATGCTCAACTACAATTTCAATTACTGGACTTGGTACAATACACTTAATTCCGGCATAGGATCCAATGCGCTCACGGATGTCTGCATCGACTCGTTGCAGCGGAAATACTGCGCCACCATGCAGCGCGGCATTATACGGTTTACACCGCCCGCAGGCTGGACCATTTGGGATACGGCATCTACGCCTATACCTGATGAGTATGTGCAATGCGTGGCCAAAGAAAACAATGCGGTTACATGGGCCGGCACACGCATTGGCGGATTAGTGCGTATCGACGAAAACCCTACTTCAGTGCAAAGTATAAATGCACAAACGCAAGCCCTGCGCATTTATCCTAATCCGGCTTCGGCTGGCCGCATGGTAAGTTTGAGCGCACCGCTTGCTGCCGAAATTGACTTCTACAACAGTACCGGCCAGCTTGTAGCTTCACTCACCACACCCGACGGGCAGTTCCGGCTTCCCTCCGAACTCGGCGCAGGCATGTATATGACCGAAGTACGCTGCGAAAATCAAACATATCGTATGCAGCTTATTGTGTATTGA
- a CDS encoding histidine kinase, translating to MSIARNRKFYLINTLYWILFGMYRIVPGYLAGMDEFFPWDYVLLICILGVAISSAYREILRWRKHDYTNIRKSILVCTIGCFLSLAVYQVVVIQVDPSVKQELETLAGKSNGSLIGINLVIVIENVVEVIPWFLLFHFYKYIEAQHQLRNKLLEQEKLVQRLQYENMVSKLNPHFMFNTLNTIRWLVKNNHQSSPGALDKLSNILRYNLTDSAIKRRFDDEISIVSQYLEIEKIRFDERLNYSISVDEGVGGNFIIPFVLLNTVENAIKHGISKITGSGLIGIRITQEKEHILIVVENTGKLEGIEPGFGLKSIDALLNNVTPETDSVSIRELAGPMVQVVIKHPLYAS from the coding sequence ATGAGTATAGCACGTAACCGCAAATTCTATCTGATCAATACGCTGTACTGGATTTTATTCGGTATGTATCGTATTGTGCCGGGCTATCTGGCCGGAATGGATGAATTTTTTCCGTGGGATTATGTGTTGCTGATCTGCATTCTGGGTGTGGCAATCTCATCGGCGTATCGCGAAATACTGCGTTGGCGAAAGCACGACTATACGAATATCCGAAAGTCGATTCTGGTATGTACAATCGGGTGTTTTCTGAGTCTGGCAGTTTATCAGGTTGTGGTAATTCAGGTTGATCCTTCGGTGAAGCAGGAACTCGAAACGTTGGCCGGGAAGTCGAACGGCTCGCTAATTGGCATTAATCTGGTTATCGTTATTGAGAATGTGGTGGAAGTCATTCCCTGGTTCCTCCTGTTTCATTTTTACAAATACATTGAGGCCCAGCACCAGCTACGCAACAAGTTGCTGGAGCAGGAAAAATTGGTTCAGCGGTTGCAGTACGAAAATATGGTATCCAAGCTCAACCCGCATTTCATGTTCAATACATTGAATACGATTCGCTGGCTGGTAAAAAACAACCACCAGAGTTCACCCGGGGCATTGGATAAACTGAGTAATATACTTCGCTACAACTTAACCGACAGTGCGATAAAACGCCGCTTCGACGATGAAATCAGTATTGTGAGTCAATATCTTGAAATCGAAAAAATCAGATTCGATGAGCGTTTAAATTATTCGATTTCTGTCGATGAAGGTGTGGGCGGCAATTTCATCATTCCGTTTGTGCTGTTGAATACGGTTGAAAACGCCATCAAACACGGAATATCAAAAATTACCGGCTCGGGATTAATCGGCATCCGCATTACACAGGAGAAAGAACATATTCTCATTGTAGTTGAAAACACGGGGAAGCTCGAAGGTATTGAACCGGGTTTCGGGCTGAAAAGCATAGACGCGCTTTTAAATAACGTTACACCCGAAACCGATTCTGTTTCCATTCGGGAACTTGCCGGGCCTATGGTTCAGGTGGTTATAAAACATCCTTTGTATGCTTCATAA
- a CDS encoding RNA polymerase sigma factor, whose amino-acid sequence MNRDFLTRYAGIHERFARYCRSHAWGLLDPEDLVQETVLIALQRYESIKDREKLLGWMICVANNLVRDLMRRQKFSAVYDEKMLRRMESRTGSPDTAMDMHYLHKAINQLGAQEKEALLMFEVSGFSMQEIADLQNCRVEAVKTRVSRARQRVRKLLDDEGVPELRQEHSFRLTSLL is encoded by the coding sequence ATAAACAGGGATTTCCTGACCCGCTATGCGGGCATACATGAGCGTTTTGCGCGTTACTGCCGGAGCCATGCGTGGGGATTGCTTGATCCGGAGGATCTGGTGCAGGAAACCGTGCTTATTGCGTTGCAGCGTTACGAAAGCATAAAAGACCGCGAAAAGCTGCTGGGCTGGATGATTTGTGTGGCGAACAATTTAGTGCGTGATCTTATGCGCAGGCAAAAATTCTCGGCGGTGTACGACGAGAAAATGCTCCGCCGCATGGAAAGCCGCACCGGCAGCCCCGACACGGCAATGGATATGCACTACCTGCACAAAGCCATCAATCAGCTGGGTGCACAGGAGAAAGAAGCCCTGCTTATGTTCGAAGTATCGGGTTTCAGCATGCAGGAAATTGCAGATTTGCAAAACTGCCGTGTAGAAGCAGTGAAAACCCGTGTAAGCCGTGCCCGACAGCGGGTACGCAAACTGCTCGACGATGAAGGTGTACCGGAATTACGTCAGGAACATTCATTCAGACTCACTTCATTACTTTAA
- a CDS encoding gliding motility-associated C-terminal domain-containing protein — MILALLPLANHQLKATHAQGADLTYTCLGGNQYLLRLAFYRDCSGSQAPNNVTIDIASVSCNQSLSVVLNPIAGTGQDVTPICPNMLTVCNGGQNPGVQEFIYEGTVTLPMACTDWVFSFNFCCRNNAISTIQNPGSQNIFVQSLLNNLNAPCNNSPTFSNRPIPFVCVGQSYCFNHGATDPDGDSLVYALIPPANSATSTVTYVTPYSATQPVASNPAMTFNTTNGDICMTPSQLLVTVMAVRVEEWRNGILIGSVVRDIQLRTIMCTNTLPAVSGINNTSNFNISVCAGNTLSFFVNSSDPDPNQNITLSWNNSIANATFTQTAGPLPVGTFTWTPGPADISNVPHCFTITVSDDNCPYSGSQTFAYCITVTGFATSATSSPANCNASNGSAAVLASGGQSPYSYTWAPSGGNNATATGLTPGTYSCTVTDGSGCQMVQTVTVTQGAAPGNLVMSSTDIDCFGNNNGSANANMNGGQQPYTYVWSNGGNTATLNNLAPGTYSVTVTTANGCISTGTVTITQPAAALSVNTSITTPILCNGNTNGAALAAVSGGTTPYTFNWSTTPAQQTAQATGLGAGTYAVSITDDNGCTTQGSIILTQPAAITGLVSTTPVSCNGGSNGAAQVLASGGTGTYVYTWNSVPAQSGPAAINLGAGTYVVSITDGNGCQALTVANISQPAPLSATISGASNVTCNGGNNGSASITAAGGTGPYSYAWSTVPVQTSPFANNLAAGTQTVSITDANGCATVTTVTILEPTPVTITTLGNDTVCPAQPAVISAMGNGGNGPYTYNWNVPLGNGPQYTVYPAQATSYIVQAVDASGCASPADTIVLDVFQFTPANLSMSPSTSICAGNTAVVSCAVTGNTGPILWNWNVAGWNTAGPYTVQPQTTTTYVVTATNVCNVSVTGSTQVTVNALPVVLLQPQTISGCDEARLTIFDNNAGNSSCFYAWDFGDGNTGTGSPVFHDYPVSGTYTINVVATSAAGCAGNASTVVQVTVYASPNASFIASSTEITTLEPTVIFTDLSSANTLGWFWNFGDTTTSTTPSPTHTYSGRGTYQVMLVVTGDGGCTDTAWQTIEVNPEQTLFVPNAFTPNGDGKNDVFMAVGLEIIAFNMDIYDRWGNHIFATDKMEIGWDGTANKGAEVAQQDVYVYKIVATDFTGRVQKLTGHVSLLK; from the coding sequence ATGATACTGGCATTATTGCCATTGGCAAACCATCAGTTGAAAGCCACCCATGCGCAGGGCGCCGATTTAACCTACACCTGCCTTGGCGGCAACCAATACCTGTTACGCCTCGCCTTTTACCGCGATTGCAGCGGTAGTCAGGCGCCCAATAATGTCACTATAGACATTGCTTCAGTCTCCTGCAACCAATCCCTCTCTGTCGTCCTCAACCCCATTGCAGGAACCGGACAGGACGTTACGCCCATCTGTCCAAACATGCTGACCGTTTGCAACGGCGGTCAAAATCCGGGCGTACAAGAATTCATCTACGAAGGCACCGTCACATTACCAATGGCGTGTACCGACTGGGTGTTCAGTTTTAATTTTTGCTGCCGCAACAATGCGATCAGCACGATTCAGAATCCTGGATCGCAGAACATTTTTGTGCAGTCGCTGCTCAATAATCTGAACGCGCCCTGCAACAATTCACCAACCTTCTCAAACAGGCCGATCCCGTTTGTATGCGTAGGTCAAAGCTATTGCTTCAACCACGGTGCAACTGATCCCGACGGCGACTCACTGGTGTATGCGCTCATACCGCCCGCCAATAGTGCCACATCCACTGTAACCTACGTTACACCTTACTCCGCTACGCAGCCGGTAGCATCAAACCCGGCCATGACGTTTAACACCACCAACGGTGATATTTGCATGACGCCTTCGCAGCTGCTGGTAACGGTAATGGCTGTGCGCGTGGAAGAATGGCGAAACGGCATTCTCATTGGCAGCGTAGTGCGCGATATTCAGTTACGCACCATTATGTGTACAAACACGCTGCCTGCCGTATCGGGCATAAACAACACCAGCAACTTTAACATCAGTGTATGTGCCGGCAACACACTTTCCTTCTTTGTAAACTCCTCTGATCCCGATCCGAATCAGAACATTACGCTGAGCTGGAACAACAGCATTGCCAACGCCACCTTTACACAAACGGCCGGCCCGCTGCCCGTAGGCACATTTACATGGACACCCGGCCCGGCCGATATCAGCAATGTGCCGCACTGCTTTACCATTACAGTAAGCGATGATAACTGCCCGTATTCCGGCTCACAAACATTTGCCTATTGCATTACGGTTACCGGCTTTGCCACCAGCGCCACCAGTTCACCGGCCAACTGCAATGCCTCCAACGGATCAGCAGCAGTGCTTGCTTCGGGCGGTCAATCGCCTTACAGTTATACGTGGGCCCCGTCGGGCGGCAACAATGCAACAGCCACCGGTCTCACGCCCGGCACCTACAGCTGCACCGTTACCGACGGCAGCGGCTGCCAGATGGTGCAAACCGTAACCGTTACACAGGGTGCTGCACCAGGCAATCTGGTAATGAGCAGCACCGATATTGACTGCTTTGGCAACAACAACGGATCGGCCAACGCCAACATGAACGGCGGCCAGCAACCCTACACCTATGTGTGGAGCAACGGCGGCAACACAGCCACGCTTAACAACCTTGCACCCGGCACCTACAGTGTAACCGTAACCACAGCCAATGGCTGCATTTCTACGGGCACGGTAACCATTACACAACCTGCTGCAGCACTGAGTGTAAACACCAGCATTACCACACCGATTTTGTGCAACGGAAATACAAACGGTGCAGCTCTTGCAGCTGTCAGCGGCGGCACCACACCTTATACGTTTAACTGGAGCACCACCCCCGCACAGCAAACGGCACAGGCCACCGGCTTAGGTGCAGGTACATACGCGGTAAGCATTACCGACGATAACGGCTGCACGACACAAGGCAGCATTATACTCACGCAGCCAGCAGCCATTACCGGACTTGTGAGCACCACACCGGTTTCGTGCAACGGAGGCAGCAATGGTGCGGCGCAGGTACTTGCGTCGGGCGGCACGGGTACGTATGTGTACACGTGGAACAGTGTCCCCGCGCAATCGGGTCCGGCGGCTATTAATCTGGGGGCAGGCACTTACGTAGTAAGTATCACCGACGGCAATGGCTGCCAGGCATTAACAGTAGCCAATATTTCGCAGCCGGCACCGCTTTCGGCCACCATTAGCGGTGCAAGCAATGTAACCTGCAACGGCGGCAACAACGGCAGCGCCTCCATTACAGCTGCCGGCGGAACCGGGCCTTACAGCTACGCATGGAGTACGGTGCCGGTGCAAACTTCGCCGTTTGCAAACAACCTTGCAGCAGGCACGCAAACCGTAAGTATAACCGATGCCAACGGCTGTGCCACAGTAACCACGGTTACCATTCTTGAGCCAACGCCGGTTACAATAACCACACTCGGCAACGATACGGTTTGTCCTGCACAGCCTGCTGTAATTTCGGCTATGGGCAATGGCGGCAACGGGCCTTACACCTACAACTGGAATGTGCCGCTGGGCAACGGTCCGCAGTACACGGTGTATCCTGCACAAGCCACAAGCTACATTGTACAGGCTGTTGATGCTAGCGGATGCGCAAGCCCCGCCGATACAATTGTGCTTGATGTATTCCAGTTTACTCCGGCCAACCTGAGCATGAGCCCGTCAACCAGTATTTGTGCAGGTAATACAGCTGTAGTAAGCTGTGCGGTTACCGGCAACACCGGACCAATTCTCTGGAACTGGAATGTGGCCGGATGGAATACGGCAGGGCCTTACACCGTGCAACCACAAACAACTACTACGTATGTGGTAACAGCTACCAATGTGTGCAATGTATCGGTTACCGGAAGCACGCAGGTTACGGTGAATGCGCTGCCTGTAGTATTGCTGCAGCCGCAAACCATAAGCGGTTGCGACGAAGCACGGCTGACAATTTTCGACAACAATGCCGGTAACAGCAGTTGCTTCTATGCCTGGGACTTTGGCGATGGCAACACGGGCACAGGCTCGCCGGTGTTTCACGACTATCCGGTGAGCGGCACATACACCATAAATGTGGTGGCCACATCAGCCGCTGGTTGTGCTGGCAATGCTTCTACTGTGGTGCAGGTTACGGTTTACGCTTCACCCAACGCATCATTCATCGCATCATCAACCGAAATTACCACACTCGAACCCACTGTAATCTTTACCGATCTTTCATCGGCAAACACGCTGGGCTGGTTCTGGAATTTCGGCGACACTACCACGTCCACCACACCTTCGCCCACGCACACGTACAGCGGACGCGGCACCTATCAGGTAATGCTGGTAGTAACCGGCGATGGCGGCTGCACCGATACTGCCTGGCAAACCATTGAGGTAAATCCGGAGCAGACACTTTTTGTGCCCAATGCCTTTACACCCAACGGCGATGGCAAAAACGATGTGTTTATGGCCGTAGGACTTGAAATAATTGCCTTCAACATGGATATATACGACCGCTGGGGCAACCATATTTTTGCCACAGACAAAATGGAAATTGGCTGGGATGGTACCGCAAATAAAGGAGCAGAAGTAGCCCAGCAGGATGTGTATGTATATAAAATTGTTGCCACAGACTTCACCGGGCGGGTACAGAAGCTTACCGGTCATGTATCGTTGCTGAAGTAA
- a CDS encoding response regulator transcription factor — protein sequence MLYFSRIKHSAMKAIPQYIRHILLYGVSLALLVMLLKWMQWKFLIIDHSTEIYVGLIAVFFTLLGIWVAKQLTRPKVQTVVVEKEVLVSDPPQRNEEELKKLGLSARETEVLELIAKGNSNAEIAAQLFLSVSTVKTHVSNLFVKMDVKSRTQAIEKAKRLKIIV from the coding sequence ATGTTGTATTTTTCGCGCATCAAGCACTCCGCTATGAAGGCCATTCCGCAATACATCCGGCACATACTTCTTTACGGCGTTTCACTGGCGCTGCTGGTGATGCTGCTCAAATGGATGCAGTGGAAATTCCTCATCATCGACCACTCAACCGAAATATATGTGGGACTGATTGCCGTGTTTTTTACCCTGCTCGGCATCTGGGTGGCAAAACAGCTTACCCGCCCCAAAGTGCAAACCGTGGTGGTGGAAAAAGAAGTACTTGTTTCGGACCCGCCGCAGCGCAATGAGGAGGAACTGAAAAAACTCGGCCTGAGTGCGCGAGAAACGGAAGTGCTAGAACTTATCGCCAAAGGAAACAGCAATGCCGAAATTGCCGCACAGCTTTTTCTCTCGGTAAGCACCGTGAAAACACACGTCTCCAACCTGTTCGTGAAAATGGATGTGAAAAGCCGCACACAAGCTATCGAAAAAGCCAAACGTCTGAAAATCATTGTGTAG
- a CDS encoding response regulator transcription factor gives MLHKLRAIIIDDERPAREEMADLLRAYTEIEIAGIATQTDEAEKMIAAYRPDVIFLDIEIPPHNGFELLKRLSYLPHVVFCTAYDQFALQAFETDAVDYLLKPVQQDRLEKCIARLLQKQQESASKDLSKTRIMLQSGTQHYLTDLSEVYLLESDGNFVCYYFRDKKVLKFITLKRLQSELPEHHFLKINRSQLVNRNHIQTIRRSGRGLTFVLLNGMEIHASRAFAAEFKQ, from the coding sequence ATGCTTCATAAACTTCGCGCAATAATAATTGACGATGAACGTCCGGCCCGCGAAGAAATGGCCGATCTGCTGCGCGCCTATACGGAAATCGAAATTGCAGGTATTGCCACGCAGACTGATGAGGCGGAGAAAATGATTGCCGCTTACAGGCCTGATGTAATTTTTCTCGATATAGAAATACCGCCGCACAACGGGTTCGAGCTGCTCAAGCGACTGAGTTACCTGCCCCATGTGGTTTTCTGCACGGCTTACGATCAGTTTGCCCTGCAGGCTTTCGAGACCGATGCCGTGGATTACCTGTTGAAACCCGTACAGCAGGACAGGCTCGAAAAATGTATAGCCCGGCTGCTTCAAAAACAGCAGGAATCGGCCTCGAAAGACCTCAGCAAAACACGAATCATGCTACAGTCGGGCACACAGCATTACCTCACGGATTTATCGGAAGTGTATTTGCTCGAATCCGACGGGAATTTCGTGTGCTATTACTTCCGCGATAAAAAGGTGCTCAAGTTCATCACCCTCAAACGCCTTCAGTCCGAACTTCCCGAACATCATTTCCTCAAAATAAACCGCAGCCAGCTCGTAAACCGCAATCACATTCAAACCATCAGGCGAAGCGGCCGCGGCTTAACTTTTGTGTTGCTCAACGGCATGGAAATTCATGCCTCGCGGGCATTTGCGGCCGAGTTTAAGCAGTGA